ATGTTGTGGCTCCGGAAACGAGACAAACCTTGCAGTCTCTTGTTAAAATAGTTGAAGAAACAGGAAAAACCGCATTTAACAGCACATCTGATGCAATAGGGAAAACCGCAAACAAAACAGCTCTAAATGATTACCTTAAAACACACGGGTTCCCAACACTTAAAACTCTAACCCTTAATGCAACAGACAGTTTAGAGAAAAACACGCAGGCAATTTCAGAGTTGAATTTTCCTGTCGTACTCAAACCACTAGATGACGTCAGTTGTGGGGGAATCTGCCTAATCAAAAACATCAGTCAAATTGAGGCAGCAATAAAAAAAACTAACGCAGACGTTTTCATTGCTCAGGAATACGTTAAGGGCGTAGATGCTAGCGTTAGCCTGATTTGTACTGGAAAAGATGCTTTGCCCATAAGCTTGAACCAGCAAGAGGTGATTTTGGCTACGCCTGAGGCTGATTCGAAGTATGAAGGTGGTCTTGTGCCATTTAATCATCCGCAAAAAGAGGTTGCGTTTAGGGTTGCGCGGGAAATTGCTGTTTTCTTTGGTTTTTGTGGGTATGTTGGGGTAGATTTTGTTTTGACTGATAAAGAGGTTTTTGCGGTTGATGTTAATCCGCGGTTGACAACCTCGTATGTGGGTTTAAGCGGGGTTGTTAATTTTAATGTTGCACAAGCAATAGTTGATGCAGTATTAAACGGTAAACTTCCCAGTGAGCCTGCCTTTAATGGGTATTTCTGTTTTTCCAAAGTAGAAACAGCAAATCCAAAAATTGAGGCCCTCAAAGAAATCTTCAAAATGCCCACAGTTGCTTCACCGCCGTTTCCAGATGCTTCAGGAAAAACTCATGCTCTAGTTTTTTGCAAGGCCTCTTCATTGGAGAAAGCCAAGTTAGGTGTGCAAGAAGCTAAAAAGGAACTCTTACGCATTATTGATAGGGGAAACTGATTTGGTATGTGTGCTTGGCTTAGATATTGGCGGTGCAAACACAAAAGCAGCCCTTATAACCGTAAATAAAGGTGAGCTGCAAAATGTTTCTGTTGTTAGTCAGTATTTTCCTGTTTGGAAAAACCCTGAAAAACTCGTAGATGTATTGTTAGAGCTTAAAGAGAAATTAGGCGGCGAACCTGAAGCAGTAGGCATAACAATGACTGCGGAACTATCAGACGCTTACCAAACCAAACGCGAAGGCATAACCCACATCTTCTCCTGCGTCCAAAACGCTTTCAAACCCCTGCCCGTTTACGTTTTAACCGTTGACACAGAAGTCCTATCCCCCGACATTGCCCTGCAAAATCCACTAAAGGTTGCCTCAGCAAATTGGGCAGCAACAGGTTGGCTGGTAGCACAAAAAATCAGAAACTGCGTTGTTGTTGATGTGGGCAGCACCAGCACAAGCATAATTCCCATTATTGGCGGCGTGGTTTCTGCGGTTGGCAAAACAGATTTAGAAAAACTTGTCTGTGGCGAACTGGTTTATACTGGCAGTATACGCACAAATATTGCTGCAATCGTGGGCAAAATCCCAACTAAGGCAGGTGTTGCCAAGGTGTCCTCGGAACTGTTTGCGCAAAGCGGGGATGTGCACTTGATTTTAGGCAACATAACGCCTCAGCAGTACACAGCTGACACGGCAGATGGCAGAGGCAAAACCGTACCTGAAGCCTTAGCACGGCTTGCAAGGATCGTGTGTGCTGACACAGACATGCTTTCAGAAAAAGAAATCATTGACATGGCGCATTTCATTTATCAACGACAAATTGTGCAGGTGTCTGAAGGCTTAGGCAGAGTTTACTCTCGGGTTAAAGCAGTTGCCGAAGGGGTGGTTCCTGTTGTGGTTACGGGGCTTGGGAAAGAATTTCTTGCCAAAGAAGCCACCAAAAAAATCTGTGCTGACCAAACCGTGAATTTGGGCGGTGTTTTGCAGGAAAACTTTACGCTGGCAACCCCTGCTGTGGCTGTGGCTTTGATGACTGCACAAAAAACTTTTGGAGGACAAAACTCATGGACATAACAGTGGTCAAAGTCGGCGGCAGCTTAGCAGAAAAACCCGAAAGCCTGCATGTCCTGTGCAAGAAACTGGGTGAGTTGTCCCTGAAGCAGAGTTTGGTTGTGGTTGGAGGAGGAGGCGAATTTGCTGATGTTGCTCGAACTCAGGATAAACGGTTTAATTTGTCAGCTTTTACGAGTCATCGCATGGCAATTTTAGGTATGGATGCTTACGGACTTTTGTTGGCTGATTTGACGCCTAACTCATGTATTGTGGACAGTTTTGAGGATGCAGAGCAGGTTTTGTCTGAGGGGAAACTGGCGGTTTTTCTGCCCTCATGCTTCATGTTTTCAGCTGATCCATTGGAGAACTCGTGGGATGCAACATCGGATGCCATAACCGCATGCATTGCGGAAAAACTTGAGGCAAAGAAAATTCTGCTTTTAACCGATGTTGACGGCATCTACAATGTTGACCCCAAAAAAAATAGGGATGCCAAACTAATCCAAAAAATAACCCCCAAAGAATTGCTGGCGCAAAATCAGCGATCCAGCGTAGACAAGATTCTGCCAAAACTGCTTTCACAATCCAAAATTCCCTGCTTCGTGCTCAACGGGCTCTACTCTGAACGTATCGAGGCTATTTTGAAGGGTCAAAAAACTATTTACACCTTAATAGGCGGTGTTAAAATTTAGCTTCAATAGCGGGGGTATTGCTTTTTTGTCTGTTTTTTGGATATGGATTTAGCGGTCATAAACAAGTTATATGGCTTTTGCTAATTGTGTGCTGTAAATGGAGGTTTGCATGTGAAACAAGATATAATATTGGACAAGGGAAGAAAAGAGCTAGAGGAAAAAATGTGCAGCATTTTCGGAGGCAAAATAAGCAAATTGCCGACAGAATTGCAAGAAATATTGATAGATGACATGGTCACCGCATTCGAAAATAGACTAAAAGTGTTAACCCGCACCAACCAATAAAGCACGCCTAAAAATGTCCTCATGGAAAAAATATGGATTTCAAATACATAAACCCTTTATATTAAAACGTGGAATTAACATAAAAAGGTCTTAGATATGCGACGATCAAAACTTGAAATGTACGTTGACATCCTCAAGGTGCTTGCACACCGTGGTCCCCTTAAATTGACCCACGTGATGTACAAGGCCAACGTAAACTGCAGTGTCCTCAAAGAATATTTGGACTTTCTGCTAAAGCAAGGTCTGATTGAAGAGAGGATTGTTGACAAAACACGCGTTGTCTACGCTATTACGCAGCACGGCATAAAAGTTCTTAAGTCATTTAGGGAACTTGAACAAGTTCTTCCAATTGTTGAAGAGTCTCGAAATCAAGTTTTTATTCCCTAACCTTTCTCCTCCTAAATTTTAAGAAACTATTGGTTTATGCAGTCTTTATTATTACGTTTTCTATTTTTTGTTCTTAACAATATGGATCATAGTGTCGTAATACTTAATAAACACCTTTTTGAACTGTATATGTGATAAACACAACATCAAAGAGGGAACCCAGTTGAGCAAAGATGAAATCGCAGGCAAAAAACCCCTACTGGTTCTAGAAAAAATCAAGGAAAACCTTGAACGCTTAAACCAGAAAATGGAAGTTATGATTGAAATACAAAAAACTGGGAACCAAAAAAGCAGCAGTCCACTAGTACCTGACGCTTCACTTGATGTTATGACCCTACTTTCAATGCCTGATCACCTGCGCAAAACTGCCATGACTATTTGCCGAAACGGCAGAGCAACTGCAGAAGAAATCGCCGAGCAAACTAATCGTGCACGTGCTGTTGAGAGTGCTTACCTTAATCAGTTGGTAATTATGGGTTATCTTAAAAAGGAACGAAAAGGTAGAAAAGCCTACTTCTACATTGAACGAGAAGGTCAAAGGGACTAATCATGAAAAAAATTATTGCAGTTCACTCATACAAAGGCGGAACTGGAAAAACCCTTATGTCAGTAAACTTAGCTGCCACCTTCGCAAAGCAAGGCAGAAAAGTTGCGCTCTTTGACCTGGACTTTCGTGCTCCAAGCCTGTTTGCAATCCTCAAAGCACCCAACCGCGAATTCTGGTTAAACGATTACCTAAATAACGCCTGCGACATCGACAAAGTCCTCTGGGACATAAGCGACCGAGTCTCAAGCAGCGGTAAACTATACGTGGGCTTGGCTAACCCATCAACAGAAGCCATCCGTGACATGTCTTCCAAAGACCGCAAATGGGAAATGCGCGCGTTGGGCAGAATTTTGGCTTTGAGAAATACGTTACTTAATGATCAAGATTTTGACTATATAATTTTTGACACCAGTCCAGGACTGCAATACTCATCCATTAATGCCATTGTAGCCGCGGACTTCGTGGTGGTAGCAACAACCAGTGACAAATCTGACGTTGACGGCACAAGACGCATGCTAAATGAACTATACAACCTGTTCGAGAAAAAGACGGGTTTAGTCATCAATAAAGTGCTTGATAGTTCCCGCGCTAAACACGCTGAACTTGAAGGCAGAGTTAAAGAAGTCTACCATGTTCCGATGTTGGGTATTGTACCTTGTTTCTGCGAGATTCTGCGTGCTGAAGGTGGTTTAGTTTTTATCCAAGACAAACCAGACCATCCGTTTAGCAAGATTCTGCTGGAAATGACACAAAGCATAGAAAACAACCAAGTCAACTAAATCTGTTTCTCTGAAAAATCTATAAGCATATTATCAAAGTAGCGTAGCCAATTTTTGGTTTGTGAAATGCGGCATTGGGGCTCTACCCCTCTATGGTTTCTGCATTGAATTTCTAATAGGAACCAAATATGATTGTTTGATAATATCGATTTAGGCAAAGTTGTGGTACAATTTATAAAAGCCAACAGGGTTGTTTTTTGGCTGGAGAAAACAAGGCATGGTTTTAGCTGTTGCCGCAGTTGGGGTTAGTGGTTCAGGCAAAACTACCACGTTGGAGTATTTAACGGGACGTTTCTCAAGCGAAGGTTACCGTATAGGCGCCATCAAGCACATTCACCATCAAGGATTCACCATTGACACGGCGGGCACTAACACATATCGTTACGCACAGGCAGGCGCAAAAATCGTCGCGGCAATATCACCTAACGAAATCGACATCATCAAAAAAAGCCAGATGGAACTAAATAACCTCGACCAAGTTCTCTCGCTTTTGGAAAAAGAAGATTTGGACATCATATTTATCGAAGGCTTTCATGGCTTAATCAAAAACCGAGGTGACATCCCAAAAATCGTCACCGCA
The Candidatus Bathyarchaeota archaeon genome window above contains:
- the mobB gene encoding molybdopterin-guanine dinucleotide biosynthesis protein B, which translates into the protein MVLAVAAVGVSGSGKTTTLEYLTGRFSSEGYRIGAIKHIHHQGFTIDTAGTNTYRYAQAGAKIVAAISPNEIDIIKKSQMELNNLDQVLSLLEKEDLDIIFIEGFHGLIKNRGDIPKIVTAKDQTGLEQALQETEPPVLAISGIVALHANHPSFEGTPFVAIPADGDKLVEMIKNQLQKR
- a CDS encoding H4MPT-linked C1 transfer pathway protein, translated to MLGLDIGGANTKAALITVNKGELQNVSVVSQYFPVWKNPEKLVDVLLELKEKLGGEPEAVGITMTAELSDAYQTKREGITHIFSCVQNAFKPLPVYVLTVDTEVLSPDIALQNPLKVASANWAATGWLVAQKIRNCVVVDVGSTSTSIIPIIGGVVSAVGKTDLEKLVCGELVYTGSIRTNIAAIVGKIPTKAGVAKVSSELFAQSGDVHLILGNITPQQYTADTADGRGKTVPEALARLARIVCADTDMLSEKEIIDMAHFIYQRQIVQVSEGLGRVYSRVKAVAEGVVPVVVTGLGKEFLAKEATKKICADQTVNLGGVLQENFTLATPAVAVALMTAQKTFGGQNSWT
- a CDS encoding ATP-grasp domain-containing protein — protein: MNVKTLIYEYASGGGAKPVSSNVLCEGFGMLRTLVSDLKCAGHQVTVLLDDNISKLNPPINADFVVPMYSPEEPHKFLAALAAINNSVYVVAPETRQTLQSLVKIVEETGKTAFNSTSDAIGKTANKTALNDYLKTHGFPTLKTLTLNATDSLEKNTQAISELNFPVVLKPLDDVSCGGICLIKNISQIEAAIKKTNADVFIAQEYVKGVDASVSLICTGKDALPISLNQQEVILATPEADSKYEGGLVPFNHPQKEVAFRVAREIAVFFGFCGYVGVDFVLTDKEVFAVDVNPRLTTSYVGLSGVVNFNVAQAIVDAVLNGKLPSEPAFNGYFCFSKVETANPKIEALKEIFKMPTVASPPFPDASGKTHALVFCKASSLEKAKLGVQEAKKELLRIIDRGN
- a CDS encoding winged helix-turn-helix domain-containing protein, whose protein sequence is MRRSKLEMYVDILKVLAHRGPLKLTHVMYKANVNCSVLKEYLDFLLKQGLIEERIVDKTRVVYAITQHGIKVLKSFRELEQVLPIVEESRNQVFIP
- a CDS encoding helix-turn-helix domain-containing protein — its product is MSKDEIAGKKPLLVLEKIKENLERLNQKMEVMIEIQKTGNQKSSSPLVPDASLDVMTLLSMPDHLRKTAMTICRNGRATAEEIAEQTNRARAVESAYLNQLVIMGYLKKERKGRKAYFYIEREGQRD
- a CDS encoding ParA family protein; this translates as MKKIIAVHSYKGGTGKTLMSVNLAATFAKQGRKVALFDLDFRAPSLFAILKAPNREFWLNDYLNNACDIDKVLWDISDRVSSSGKLYVGLANPSTEAIRDMSSKDRKWEMRALGRILALRNTLLNDQDFDYIIFDTSPGLQYSSINAIVAADFVVVATTSDKSDVDGTRRMLNELYNLFEKKTGLVINKVLDSSRAKHAELEGRVKEVYHVPMLGIVPCFCEILRAEGGLVFIQDKPDHPFSKILLEMTQSIENNQVN
- a CDS encoding delta 1-pyrroline-5-carboxylate synthetase — protein: MDITVVKVGGSLAEKPESLHVLCKKLGELSLKQSLVVVGGGGEFADVARTQDKRFNLSAFTSHRMAILGMDAYGLLLADLTPNSCIVDSFEDAEQVLSEGKLAVFLPSCFMFSADPLENSWDATSDAITACIAEKLEAKKILLLTDVDGIYNVDPKKNRDAKLIQKITPKELLAQNQRSSVDKILPKLLSQSKIPCFVLNGLYSERIEAILKGQKTIYTLIGGVKI